The nucleotide sequence CCTTGAACCAGGCCACCAGGTCAGGATCCAGGTGCAGCGTCAGGGTGACGGCCTCGCCGGCCGGCCGCAGGGCCGCCCGGCGGAAGAAGGCGTCGTCTAGCGGGGCGATGTCGCCGGTGTCGACGTCGTCGTCCGTCATCGAGTCAATCCGTGCTTGCGCAGGTTCGCGGCCCGCTTCTCCTCATCCCACTCGAATCGCATGGCTGCATGGTAGCCCGCAAGGCCCCCGCGGGCAACAGCCGGAGGCGCCGAGGGAGCGACAGGCGCAGGGCCCCGGCAATCGTGACGCGGCCCGCCTTCGAAGGGTGCTTGCTTGAACTGCCGATGGCTTCCCCTGGTGGCGACGAGGTGCCACCCGTTCCGCTCCAGCAACCGAAGGGCATCTCGGGCCTTCACGGCCGGCAGCTTCGTGGGCGGGTCTAGGATGACGCGTACTGCCGGGCACCGGGAGCTTGGCCGAGACCCAGGGCCTGGCGGCGGCGTTCGCCAGGAATCTGACGGAAGGGTGGAGAGGCCGGTGTGAGAAGGGGTACCGCGGCCTCGCCTCCCCCATGGCCCGTCCCTTCGGCGAGCTGCGAGCCGGCCCAGCAACCCCCGGCAACGTTGCCGGGGTAGACGGGGGGGCGGGGATTGGGTATTCAATAGGGGCTACGGGAACCCGCCCGAACTCGGGGGCTTCGCCGTGGCACGGAGGTTTGCGTTCCCGCCCGCTCCTCGCCTTGAGCAGGTCGCTTTCTCGGATGCTCCAGGGCAGCGCTTGCCCGGGCCACATCGGGCGACTTGTGTGGAGGAATACCCGTGGTGGATGAAACTTTAGGCAGCGTCGTTCTCGCCGGACTCCTGCATGACGTTGGAAAGTTCATGCAAAGGGCCCACCAAGACGCGGACCTGCAGCGCCTCCATCCCCAGTCGGCGGCGTTGGCGGGCACGTACTGTCCTTCGTACGAGGGCCGGTCGACCCACCTGCACGTCCTCTGGACCGACGCCTTCTTCGAGTGGTTGAAGTCCGAAGTGGGCGTCCCCGCAGGGATCGACTTGGCACTGGCCCAGAAGATCGCGGTTGCCCACCACCGTCCCGACTCCGCCGGCGCGGCGGAAGCCTTGGCGTGGATCCTCGCGGAGGCCGATCGGCTTTCCGCGGGTATGGACCGGCGCGAAGATGAAGTGGCGGCTTCGCCCCTTGGCTTTCGCAAGAAGCCGCTCATCAGCCCCCTGTCGGGGATCGATATTGGCCGGGGCTCCCCGTGCCGCCACTTCCATCGGATCGCCGCGCTGTTGCCTGAGCCCGATGTCCTGTATCCCGGCGAGGAGGAGGGCCCGCTCGGCGAAGCCCTGCCCGAAGAGTACCGGCACCTGTGGCAGGCCTTTCTCGGGCGGGTCGCCCTGCTTCGGGACGTCGCCGACGCCCGGCACTACCTACAGGGGCTCCAGAGCCAGCTCGAAGGCTTCACGTGGTGCATCCCGAGCTCCACCGTGGACCTTCGCGACATCTCTCTTTACGACCACGCCCACACGACGGCCGCCATCGCCTCGGCGCTGCACGCCTATCACGAATCGCGCGGTTCCATGGGAGTCGGGCCGGTCCGCGACCGATCCGTGCCCGCCTACCGTCTTGTGGTCGGAGACCTGTCGGGCATCCAGCGGACCTTGTTTCAACTGGCATCCCAGGGGGCCAGGGGTGCGGCCAAGGTGCTGCGGGCGAGGTCGTTCCTTCTGGGCGCCGCTGTGGAGGCGGCCTCGCTGCGGGCGCTCGACGTCTTGGGTCTGCCCTGGGTCTGTCGGATCCAGGGCGCGGGCGGAAGGTTCCTCCTGCTGGCACCGGCGTTGGCGGATCTGGACGCGCGGATCGACGGCCTTCGGCGAGAGCTCGACGAGTGGATGCTGGCTCGGCACCACGGCGGCCTCTCCCTCTGCCTCGCTGCCGGCCGGCCCTTCACCGGCCACGACTTCGTCGGCCAACGCTTCTCCGGGGTGCTGGCCGATGTCGCGGCAGCCCTCGACGAGGCCAAGCAGCGGCCCCTGCCCAACGCGCGGACCGGCGTGCTTGGGGTGACGTACCCGGAAGGGGCGTGCCCCGTCTGCGAGCGGCGCCCTTGCGTGGCCGCCGAGAACACCGAGTGCGCCCCCTGCGCCGAGGAAAGGGGCCTGGGCCGCCGCCTTCCCGAAGCCCGTTATCTGGGCTTTGCCCCCACGGAATGGGCGAGAGAGCGATTTCGAGCCGAAGCCCCCGTCTCTCTCCCCGGAGGGATGAGCGCGGTCCTCCTCCGAGATCTGCCCCAGGGGGACGTCCCCCGGTTCCACCGGCTCGAAGCCCTGGACGAAGCCGCTTCGGGGCTTCCTCGACGGCGCTTGGCACAGTACCTGCCGCGCTTCGAGGTCGAGGGGGAGTGGAGGGACGCGATCTACGCGGGCGCGCCGGTGGACGAAGATCTCACACAAGGGGCCCTCAAGACGTTCGAGCACCTGGCGTGTCTGTCCCGAGAGCCCAACCCCGTCGGATCGGGCCACCGGGGAAAGCGATTCCTGGCCGTCCTCAAGGCCGACGTGGACCATCTGGGCCTCGCCTTCTCCAGCGGCTTCGGGGACGATCGCCAGAGCTTGTCGCGCTACGCCGGGGTTTCCCGTCTGATGGACTTCTTCTTCTCGGCGCATCTGCCCTGGCTCGTCCAGTCGCGGCCGGAGCTTCGCCACACGTACACCGTCTACTCCGGGGGCGACGATCTCCTGCTCGTGGGGCCCTGGCGCCAGACGCTCGTCCTCGCCGAGGAGCTTCGCGAGGCCTTTGGCAGGTTTGCAGGTCACAATCCCAACCTCACCTTCTCGGCCGCCGTGCTGCACAGCGGTCCCAACCAGCCACTGCGTCGGGTGGCGGACGAGGCGGCCCGCCGGCTCGACGAGGCCAAGGACGCGGGACGGGACCGGGTGTGGCTCTTCGGCGGGGCCGTCCCGTGGGCAGACCTGGCCCGCGTGCGAAAGACCGCCCAGACCCTGGTCGACTGGGTTGACCAGGGGGTGGCCAACATGGGTTTCATCTACCGGTTGCTCCGGTACGCGCGCATGGCGCGGGCGGCAGAGTCCGACCCGAGTCAGGCCATCTGGCGCGCCCACCTGGCCTACGACCTCAAGCGCAACCTGAAGAAGCGCGAAGCCATCGACCGAGCGCTCGACCTCGTGGGTCTTGCCCCCGACCTGACCCGGCGGCGCGAGGCCATGACGATGCTGCCTGCGGCGGTCCATTGGGCCGTCTACCGGCTACGCTCCTAACCGCCTGTCCACAGGAGGCTCGCCCATGCCACAACCCTACACCGGGAACCGCCCGCCCCAAGGGAGCCGCCCCCAACTGGAGGCAACGCAATTGCCGACGCCCCAAAAGGTGAACTATTTCTCGAGGGCCGGAGTCATGGACGACGCCCTCGTCGACGTCAAGGCCCAGGAGTGGGCCGAGCGGATCCGGGACCTCAAGTCCACCCAAATGCGCCGGTTCTTCGGCGAGGTGAAGGCCATCGAGCGCCAGGTGGATCTGGCGGTCGGCCAGGGGGCGGAGCGCGAGGCGGCCTTTGGCGCCCAGCGCGCCCGGTTCGCCATGCTCAAAGCCAAGGTGCTCTATGCCAAGGGCCGCCTCAAGCGAGATATGCCCGATGGCTTCGTCCAGTTCGTCGTCGACCACACCCACTCCGTCCACTCCCACGACGAGTTCAAGGCGTTCGTCAAGCACTTCGAGGCCGTCGTCGGCTTCCACAAGTTTTTTGCGAAAGACTAGAAGAGGAGGATCGCCATGGGCGCCATCGAAAGCCTCGTCCGCATGAAGAGCCTCCGGGGCACGATCCGCTGCCTCTCGGGCCTCCACATCGGCACCGGCCGCGACAACGCCGAGATCGGCGGCATGGACCTGCCGGTAATCCGCAACCCCGTCACCAGTGAACCCATCATCCCGGGCTCTTCCCTCAAGGGAAAGTTGCGCAGCCTCCTCGAGTGGCACTTTGGAAAGCTCGAACCCGACGGGCGGCCCTGGGGATGGGGGGGCGCCGGGCCCTACGACCAGGGGGACCCCATCCTGTGCATCTTCGGCACCACGGCCAAGGGCTGGCAGGGCGGACCCACCCGGCTCCTGGTTCGCGACGCCTGGCTCGACCCGGCGTGGGTAGCCCAGGTTACCGCGCGTGGCCTTCCCCTCACCGAAGAGAAGACCGAGGTCGTCATAGACCGCATCAAGGGCAAGGCGCTGGACGGCGTCGGTCCGCACACCTCAGAGCGCGTGCCCGCCGGCGCCGGCTTCTTCTTCGAGATGAACTACCGCGTCTTCTCCGTGGATGGCGACGGCGGCGCGGGCGACGAGGCCCGGTTCGAGACGGTCCTGCTCGGCATGCGCCTCCTGGAGCTCGACGCCCTCGGGGGCTCCGGCAGCCGGGGCTACGGCAGGGTCGCCTTCGAGTCGCTCAGCCTCGACGGCGAAGACCTCCAGGCCCGGTTCGCGGCCCACGATCCGACCGTGTCTGGCGTCAGGGCCGCCTGATCGGAGCCCCCATGAACGTGTGGCAGATCGACTTCACCCTGGAAGGCGCGCTCGGCACGCCCCTTCGGTCCAACACGCTTTGGGGGCACCTGTGCTGGGCGGTGCGCCACCGCGACGGCGAGGGCGCCCTCGAGCGCTGGCTTACCGCGCAGGAACGCGAGCCGCTCCTCCTGAGCGACGCCTTTCCCCGCGGTTGGCTGCCGCGGCCCCTGCTGGCGCCGTCGCCGCTGGCGGAGCTTCCCCCTGCTCCGACGGAGCGATTGGTGCGTGCCTCCCGGCTGAAGAAGCTCAAGAGACGGGCGTGGTTGACCGCAGGGGACTTTGCAGCATTGCAGCAGGGCATGAGCGAGGCTCGGTTGCTGGAGCGCTGGGAGGCTTGTAGCAAACCCGACCTCGAAGGCACCGTGACCAAGCGCCGGGCCCGCAACAGCATCGACCGCCGCACGGGCCGGACTCCGGACGATGGCGGGCTCTACTTCCAGGACGAGGTCTGGTACCCAGGCGCAGGGCCGCATCTGTGGGGGTTCGCCTGCGCAGAAAATCTGACCGCCTCCGAGTTGGAGGACCTCCTGAATGCCGTGGGAAGGAGCGGCTACGGCAGGGACGCCTCCACGGGGCGGGGCCGGTTCCGCGCAGCCGTCCGCGAGGATTCCACCGGTCTCTTCCGCCACCGGGGGAACCGCTGGATGACCCTTTCCCGAGGCACGCTGAGTCCCGGCATGCGCCGCCCCCGCTACCGGCTCGAGACCCACTACGGGCGGCTAGGGGGAGAGCGAGCTGCGGCAGGCTCTCCGTTCAAGCATCCCCTCCTCCTGGTGGCTTCCGGAAGCACCTTTGCGGGAGACGGCGGCCCCCACGGCGAGCTCCTCCGGGGAGTGCACCCGACCCTGGAGGACGTGCGGGAGAACGCGCTGCACCTGTGCCTTCCGTTTACCGAGGTGGAGCCATGAGGACCTTCCGTTACCGGGGCCGCGTGCTGACGCCCGTCCACGTAGGGACCGGCGAGACCATCGATCCCCTCGAATACGTCGTCAAGGACGGCAAGCTCGTTCGATTTTCCTCGCCCGCCGTCATCGCGGACCTGCCGCCGGCCGAGCGAGAGCGACTCGAGCGGATGCTCGCCTCCGGCCAGATCAAAGACCTCCACGTCTTCTTCAAGAACCACGTGGACCCCGAGCGCCACGCGGTGGCGGTGGCCGAGGCCGACCCGAGCGTGGTCCGCGAGTTCGAGACCAAGTGCTCCAACCCGGCCAATGAGCTGAAGGTCCGACCCATGATTCGAAACGCCCACGCCGGTCGCCCGTACCTGCCCGGGTCCTCCGTCAAGGGCGCGATCCGGACGGCCGTGGTGAGCAGCATCGTCAACGGCGAGAAGAAGGCCGATTTCGAGCAGTACCTTGCCTCCCAAGGCCAGGTCGATTCCGACGGCGCAAAGGCGCGCAGGCTCCAGGAGACGGCACTGGGTTTTACGGCCCAAAGCCTGGAGCGCGATCCATTCCGGCTCGTCAAAGTGGCCGACGCCCTGCTGCCGGCGGGTTGCACCCGCGTGGATCGGGTCTTCAACGTCAAGCCCTCGCGCCAGCAGGATATGCCCGTCGACATGTGGGAGCGCGTGCTCTGCGCCGCCGAAGGTCGCCCCACCGAGTTCACCATAGAGGTCTCCCTAGATGAACGGGCCATGCAGCACCCCAAAACGCGCCAACACTTGGGGCGGGCCCTCTCTTGGGAAGAGATCGCGGGGGCCTGCAACGCCTTTTACTTCCGGCGCCTCACCCAGGAGGTAAAACGCTTCTATTCCAACCCCGCAACCGGCCAGCCCACCCGCACCGGCGCCGCGGTGTACAACCTCTTGGCGACCCAGACCCCCGAAGGCAAGAAGAAGGTCGCGCCACCTCGGGCTCCCGACCTCCTGCTCCGGGTCGGCCGCTTCTCGCACTTCGAGAGCCTCTCGGTGGATACCTTTCGCCAGGGCTGGAACGCGAGGGCTCGGCGAACGATCTCGGAAGGTACCACACGAAACCTGGCGAGCATCCATCACAAAGCCCGCAGGTCCGATGGCACCGTGGTCGACGACGAGCTGCGCCTTCCGTTTGGGTGGATTCTGCTGGAGTTGGCCTGAATCGGAGGCCTTGGTCGTGCCCCCCTGGGCCGCACCCCCTCCCGGCAAGAAGGGCGCGCGCCCACAAGCATCGAAAAGCCCGTGATCGCCGCTTCGCTCCCCGCCTATGCCCGGTTCGCCGCCGCAGTGGCCCAGCTTCGGGCGCTGTGCCCGACTCTCGCGGCCTTTACCGCCGAGCTCAAGGGCAACGGTGGTCTTTCGAGGCTCCGGAATGGAGCGCGGGCCGAGTTGCAGGGGCTCTACGAGATCTTCCGCAAGCCCCTCGGGCTTCCGGGGATCCCCGTCTACTTGCCCGTCCGCAAAAAGATCGCGGTTTGCGGCAGGGCCCACGCCCTCGGGGGCATGCCGCGGGAGATCCGCGTCTACCCGATCTACGGCCCGGCAGGGAAGGACTACTCCCGCTGGCGGCCGATGGACGTGCGCATCGACTCGGAAGACACCGTCTTCGAGACCGTTCTCCACGAGAGCGCTCACGTCCTCGAGGTGGCGAGGCACGGCCGCATGGGGCACGAGGAGAACTTCGTCGAGGCCTACTGCGCGATCGAAACGCACCTGGTGCGCCTGGGGCTGGTGGGCCCCTTGGGCTCGCCGGAGCGGTTCTCCGGATGCCCTGCCGGGTCCGCGGCGGCCCGGCACTGTGGCCGGCCGCGGCGAGCTCGCTCCTAGGCTGCTCCGCCACTGGAGCGGGTCGTCGGGTTGCGCTTCGCCAATCCGGCGTCCTGTTGCATCAAGTTATCGCGTTTGTTAGCTTGTCTGCATGAAATACGACGACCTGGTTCGCCTGGCGGGGGAGCTGCCGCTGATCGACACTCCCACGCTGCGGGCCCTGGGGGCCGAGCCGCGGGGGTTGTCCGTCCAGCTCTCCCGGTGGGCGGCGTCGGGGAAGCTGGTGCAGCTGCGCAGGGGGGCGTACCTGCTGCCCGCGCACCTGCGGCGGGGCCGCGTGCCGGCCGAGCGGCTCGCCAACCTGCTGGTGCGACCGTCGTACGTGAGCCTCGAGCGGGCGCTCTCGATCCACGGGCTCATTCCCGAGGCGGTGCCCCTGGTGCAGTCGGTGACCACGGGCCGGCCCGCGCGCCTCTCGACGCCGGCGGGGGAGTTCGTTTTCCGGCACGTCAAGCGCGGGTGGTTCTTCGGATACGAAGAGCTCGAGGTCGGGGGCGACCGGGCCCTGGTGGCCCGGCCGGAGAAGGCGCTGCTCGACCTCGTGTACCTCTCTCCGGGGGAGCACACCGAGGCGCGGCTCGAGGAGCTGCGGCTCCAGGGGCTCGACCGGCTCGACCTCCACGAACTCGCCCGCCTGGCCGAGGCGTCGGGCTGGCCCCGGGTGGTGCGCGCGGCGCGGCGCCTCGGGGAGCTGGCACTCCGGGAGGAGCGGGAGGCGGTGACGCTGTGAGGGACCACCTGCTCCAGCTCGCCCGGGAAGCGCCGACCGAAGACCGCCGCAATCTGGCCCGGGAGTACCTCCAGGTCTACCTTCTGCGGCTTCTCCACGAGGCCGGGGCGTTCTCGTGGGCGGCCTTCGTGGGCGGCACGGCCTTGCGCCTCCTCCATCGGCTCCCGCGCTTTTCCGAGGACCTCGACTTCTCCGCCGTCTCCAGTGAGCTGCCCGAGGTCGCTTCCGCGTTCCGCCGGCTCAAGGCCGGCCTCGAAGACGCCGGGTACGACGTGGTGGTTCGGGCGCGCGAAGAAGGCCCTGTGTCCAATGCCTTCTTTCGGTTCCCCGGCTTGCCCAGACTCCTGGGCTGGTCGCCCGACCCGCGCCTTGCCCTATCGGTCAAGGTCGAGGTCGACCGGCGGCCGCCGGAGGGAGCGGGCGTCGAGACTACCCTGGTGCAGCGGTTCTTTCCGGTGGCCCTGCGTCACCACGACCTGCCCTCCCTCTTCGCCGGCAAGCTCCACGCGATCCTCGCCCGCCCGTGGGCCAAGGGCCGCGACTGGTTCGACCTCGCCTGGTACCTGACCGAAAAGGCGGGGGTAGAGCCGAACCTCGTGCTCTTGCGAAACGCCCTGGCCCAAACCGGGAACGACCCCAGCCAGGCGGAGGACTGGCGAGAGGCGGTGCGAACCCGCCTGGCGGGCCTCGACTGGGCGGCGGTGGAGCGAGACCTGGCCCCCTTCCTGGAGCGCCGGTCGGACCTCGCCCACCTCTCCCCCGAGCTTCTCGCCAAGCTCCTGGCCTGACGCGGATCGGTCCCGGGCCAGCAGCGGCGGGCCGTCAGGCGATCGAGTAGCGGTAGTCGCCTTCCCCGGCGCCTTCGAGTCCCGCAGCGGGCCTTCTCCCCCCGGCGATAGCCTCCCCATCCAACCGACTCCTCCCGGCCCTGCCAACCTTCGCCAACGTTGCCGGTGCTGACAGACCCCCCGAGCCCCAAGTAGGGTTCCTCCTACGCCCGGCGCAGCTCTCCGGGGGGCCAGGGGAGGGACGGAGGATGAGGAATGAGGGGCGGCGACGCGCACCGCGACCTGTACCTGGTGGCCTACGACATCCGCGAGCCCAGGCGCCTCCAGACGGTGCTCAAATACGTAGCGGGGTTCGCCTCGGGGGGGCAGAAGTCGGTAAAGGAGTGCTTCCTCACGCCCGGCGAACGCGCCGAGCTGGCGGCGGGGCTCGCCGAGCGGATGCGCTTGAGCGAGGACCGCGCCCATGTGATCCGCCTGCGCACCAACTGCTCCGTGTGGACCCTGGGGGTGGG is from Thermodesulfobacteriota bacterium and encodes:
- the csm2 gene encoding type III-A CRISPR-associated protein Csm2, encoding MPQPYTGNRPPQGSRPQLEATQLPTPQKVNYFSRAGVMDDALVDVKAQEWAERIRDLKSTQMRRFFGEVKAIERQVDLAVGQGAEREAAFGAQRARFAMLKAKVLYAKGRLKRDMPDGFVQFVVDHTHSVHSHDEFKAFVKHFEAVVGFHKFFAKD
- the csm3 gene encoding type III-A CRISPR-associated RAMP protein Csm3, with translation MGAIESLVRMKSLRGTIRCLSGLHIGTGRDNAEIGGMDLPVIRNPVTSEPIIPGSSLKGKLRSLLEWHFGKLEPDGRPWGWGGAGPYDQGDPILCIFGTTAKGWQGGPTRLLVRDAWLDPAWVAQVTARGLPLTEEKTEVVIDRIKGKALDGVGPHTSERVPAGAGFFFEMNYRVFSVDGDGGAGDEARFETVLLGMRLLELDALGGSGSRGYGRVAFESLSLDGEDLQARFAAHDPTVSGVRAA
- a CDS encoding type IV toxin-antitoxin system AbiEi family antitoxin domain-containing protein — its product is MKYDDLVRLAGELPLIDTPTLRALGAEPRGLSVQLSRWAASGKLVQLRRGAYLLPAHLRRGRVPAERLANLLVRPSYVSLERALSIHGLIPEAVPLVQSVTTGRPARLSTPAGEFVFRHVKRGWFFGYEELEVGGDRALVARPEKALLDLVYLSPGEHTEARLEELRLQGLDRLDLHELARLAEASGWPRVVRAARRLGELALREEREAVTL
- a CDS encoding CRISPR-associated endonuclease Cas2, whose translation is MRGGDAHRDLYLVAYDIREPRRLQTVLKYVAGFASGGQKSVKECFLTPGERAELAAGLAERMRLSEDRAHVIRLRTNCSVWTLGVGVAPEDPDFYFVGG
- the cas10 gene encoding type III-A CRISPR-associated protein Cas10/Csm1, producing the protein MDETLGSVVLAGLLHDVGKFMQRAHQDADLQRLHPQSAALAGTYCPSYEGRSTHLHVLWTDAFFEWLKSEVGVPAGIDLALAQKIAVAHHRPDSAGAAEALAWILAEADRLSAGMDRREDEVAASPLGFRKKPLISPLSGIDIGRGSPCRHFHRIAALLPEPDVLYPGEEEGPLGEALPEEYRHLWQAFLGRVALLRDVADARHYLQGLQSQLEGFTWCIPSSTVDLRDISLYDHAHTTAAIASALHAYHESRGSMGVGPVRDRSVPAYRLVVGDLSGIQRTLFQLASQGARGAAKVLRARSFLLGAAVEAASLRALDVLGLPWVCRIQGAGGRFLLLAPALADLDARIDGLRRELDEWMLARHHGGLSLCLAAGRPFTGHDFVGQRFSGVLADVAAALDEAKQRPLPNARTGVLGVTYPEGACPVCERRPCVAAENTECAPCAEERGLGRRLPEARYLGFAPTEWARERFRAEAPVSLPGGMSAVLLRDLPQGDVPRFHRLEALDEAASGLPRRRLAQYLPRFEVEGEWRDAIYAGAPVDEDLTQGALKTFEHLACLSREPNPVGSGHRGKRFLAVLKADVDHLGLAFSSGFGDDRQSLSRYAGVSRLMDFFFSAHLPWLVQSRPELRHTYTVYSGGDDLLLVGPWRQTLVLAEELREAFGRFAGHNPNLTFSAAVLHSGPNQPLRRVADEAARRLDEAKDAGRDRVWLFGGAVPWADLARVRKTAQTLVDWVDQGVANMGFIYRLLRYARMARAAESDPSQAIWRAHLAYDLKRNLKKREAIDRALDLVGLAPDLTRRREAMTMLPAAVHWAVYRLRS
- a CDS encoding nucleotidyl transferase AbiEii/AbiGii toxin family protein encodes the protein MRDHLLQLAREAPTEDRRNLAREYLQVYLLRLLHEAGAFSWAAFVGGTALRLLHRLPRFSEDLDFSAVSSELPEVASAFRRLKAGLEDAGYDVVVRAREEGPVSNAFFRFPGLPRLLGWSPDPRLALSVKVEVDRRPPEGAGVETTLVQRFFPVALRHHDLPSLFAGKLHAILARPWAKGRDWFDLAWYLTEKAGVEPNLVLLRNALAQTGNDPSQAEDWREAVRTRLAGLDWAAVERDLAPFLERRSDLAHLSPELLAKLLA
- a CDS encoding BrnA antitoxin family protein encodes the protein MTDDDVDTGDIAPLDDAFFRRAALRPAGEAVTLTLHLDPDLVAWFKGRGGDVERRINAALRVYMEAHRSSDV
- the csm5 gene encoding type III-A CRISPR-associated RAMP protein Csm5 is translated as MRTFRYRGRVLTPVHVGTGETIDPLEYVVKDGKLVRFSSPAVIADLPPAERERLERMLASGQIKDLHVFFKNHVDPERHAVAVAEADPSVVREFETKCSNPANELKVRPMIRNAHAGRPYLPGSSVKGAIRTAVVSSIVNGEKKADFEQYLASQGQVDSDGAKARRLQETALGFTAQSLERDPFRLVKVADALLPAGCTRVDRVFNVKPSRQQDMPVDMWERVLCAAEGRPTEFTIEVSLDERAMQHPKTRQHLGRALSWEEIAGACNAFYFRRLTQEVKRFYSNPATGQPTRTGAAVYNLLATQTPEGKKKVAPPRAPDLLLRVGRFSHFESLSVDTFRQGWNARARRTISEGTTRNLASIHHKARRSDGTVVDDELRLPFGWILLELA